A stretch of DNA from Tsuneonella amylolytica:
GTCGCGAGCGTCTGCCCTTCCGGAATGATCGCGATCCGAAGCGGACGAGTGCCGGTAAGATACTTGCGGGCGAGCGCCTGCAGTTCCTGCGGCGACACCTCGGTGTAGTCCGACAGCAGCGACCTCAGCTGACCCACCCGCACCGGATCGGTCGTCGCGCCTTCGAGCTGGTAAAGCCAGAAGGTATTGCCGGTAGCCGACCGGGTGATGAGCTGCTTGAGCGGCTCGGTAACCAGCGCGAGTTCGGCGGCCGGCGGCGGCGCGGCGGCAAGGTCGCGCACGATCTCGTCGGCGGCGGCGAAGAAGGCGGGAACATCCTGCGGGCGCACCATACCGAGTGCGCGGATCGACCCGCCGTTCGCGAGATCCTCGGGCCACTGGCTGCCGACCTGCGGCGAGTAGCTCGCCCCGGTCCGTTCGCGCATCTCGTTGAGCAGCCGGTTGTTAAGCAGGCTGGTGAGCACCTCGAAGTGGCGCGCTTCGCGCAGGTTCGTCGAACCGCCGCCGGTGGGCCAGGCAACCGCCGCGGCCGCCTGGGCTGCGTCGCCGCGATGGTAGAGTACCCGCGTATCGGCCACGTCGCCCGGAACGGTCGGTACCCGCGCCAGCGCCTCCGCCGGGATCGGCGTGCGCGGGGGCAGCGCGCCGAAGGTCTTGCGCAACGCGTCTTTCACGGCGGCGGAGTCGTAGTCACCGAAAACCAGGACCTCGACCGGCCCCTGCTTCAGCAGCGGCTCCCACACCTCGCGGAACCCTTCGGGTGTCGCCGCGTCGAGCTGTGCCGGGGACGGCGTCGCATAGATCGGGTCGCGGCCGAAGGTCTCGTACTTGAGATCGCGTTGCAAGACGCCGCTTGGGCTCGTCGCATAGCTTTCGTAGGCGAGCTTCGATGCCGCCTTGGCGCGCTGTACCGGGTTGGCATCCCAGCGCGGCATGCCGAGCTTGGCGGCGAACAGGTAGAGCTGGTCGGCAATGTCGGCCGGCCGCGTCTGCGCGGTGAAGGTGAATACGCCGTCGTCGATCGCGAAATCGAAGCCCATCTTGCGGCCCGTCGAGATGCGGTCGAGTTCCTCCTGCCCGAGCGAACCCACGCCCGAGCCCACGAGCGCGGTCTCGCCCAAGGCGGCATAGACCGCATCGTTGGCATCGAACGCACGGCGGCCCGATCCGAACCGCACCTTTACGATGGCGCGCCCGGCCTCGGCCTGGTTGTTCCACAGGATCGCGGTGACGCCGTTCGACAGCTTCACCCGCTCGATGTCGAGGATGCCGAGCGGCTTGTCATCGACGATCGTACCGGGCTCGCCGATCGCCGGAAGATCGGCGAAGGAGATCGACTTCGCCGCAAGCCGCGAAGATCCGTCTGCCACTGCAGGCGCGAGCAGCGCAGCCCGAAGCGCCTCGGCCGTCGCCTCGCCCGTCGCCGGGGTGACGTATACGCCCCGAATGACCGATCCGGTGAAGAGCGACCGCGTATGGGCCAGCACGTTGGCGGGCGTGAACTGATCCTTCATGCCGCGGAAAACCGTCAGCACCGTTTCCGGCGCCGCGACCGTTTCGCGTATATCGACCGCTTTCACTACGTCGTCGGCCAGCTTGCTGCCCTGAAGCACGGCGCGCTCGTCGACCGAGGCAGCGAAGACCACGTCGAACTCGGCCATCTCGCGGTCGATCTCTTCCTGCGTCGGCGGGGTCGCCATCGCGTCGGCGATCACGCCGCGCACGTCGGCAAGCGCCGATTTCCAATCGTCGGTGAGAGGGGCGAAACTGACGAAGGTAGCGTCGGAGGTGCGGCTGACATCCTCCTGGTTGACCTGTGCATAGAGGAAGGAACCGCCCGCCCGTGCCTTCGACTCCAGCCGGCGGTTGATGATCGACTGCGCCAGCGAGTCGAGCAGCAGGCCCTGGTTGTATTCGATAGTGTCGTTGACCGGCCGCCACGGGCGGGCGACCGCATAGGTCAGATTGCGCGGCAGGTCCGGTTCGACAAGCACGGCGGTCTCGCCGACGGGATTGTTCGGGTCCGCCCCCGCCGGTGCCTTCGGATCGCCGAAATCGGGCGCCGCAACGTGCGGCCCCTTGCCCTTCCAGTCGCCGAAATACTTCTCGACGAGCCCAGCGAGCACGGTCGCATCGGCATCGCCGGCGACGACCACGACCGTGTTCTCGGGCCGATACCACCGTTCGTGGAAGGCCCGGACCGCAGCGGGCGTCGCACCGGTCAGCGTCGCCTCGGTGCCGATGGGGAGCCGGTTCGCAAGGCGCTGTCCGGCGAAGATGGTCTTGCGGCTTTCTTCCGATACGCGCTGCGAGGCGGCGGCCTGCTCGCGCTTTTCGGCGAGCACGATGGGCAGGTCTTCGCGCAAGCCCTTGGCGGTCAGCGTCGGCGCCTCGATCATGCCCGAGAGCAGCTTGAACACCTCGTCGAGCTTGGCCGGATTGATGTCGGGAACGTCGAGCTTGTAGACCGTCTGCGTCGGCGTCGTCTCGGCGTTGGTATCGCTGCCGAACGTCGCGCCCAGACGCTGGAATGTCGCGATCGCCTGGCCATCGGGAATATAGCGGCTTTCGCGGAAGGTCATGTGCTCGAGCAGGTGAGCGAAACCCTGCTCGGAATCGGTCTCGTGGATGGACCCGGCATCAATGCGCACGCGGATTGACACCTGATCGGGCGGCACGCCGTTCTTGCGGACCGCGTAACGCAAACCGTTGGGCATCTTGCCGAAGACCCATTCCTTGTCACGCGGAACGTCGCTGCCTTCATAAATCCACGGCGTCGTGGTGCCGGTCTGGATGGATTTCGGCTGGACCGGGGCAGTGTCCTGCGCCGAGACCGGCGAACCCAGGAGAGCGATGACGAGAAGCGGCGCGAGGTGCCGGACGGCACGCGAAGGGAAGGTCATGCCGGTCGCTATAGGGAGGGGCCGCGTGAAGGGATAGTGAATGGCCGACAAGAAACGCATGGGGCTCGACGAACTTGCCCCGCCCCGCCCCCGCTCCTACATCGCCGCCATGTTCATCGAGACCGAAACCACGCCCAACCCGGCGACGCTCAAGTTCCTGCCCGGGCGGCAGGT
This window harbors:
- a CDS encoding M16 family metallopeptidase, with protein sequence MTFPSRAVRHLAPLLVIALLGSPVSAQDTAPVQPKSIQTGTTTPWIYEGSDVPRDKEWVFGKMPNGLRYAVRKNGVPPDQVSIRVRIDAGSIHETDSEQGFAHLLEHMTFRESRYIPDGQAIATFQRLGATFGSDTNAETTPTQTVYKLDVPDINPAKLDEVFKLLSGMIEAPTLTAKGLREDLPIVLAEKREQAAASQRVSEESRKTIFAGQRLANRLPIGTEATLTGATPAAVRAFHERWYRPENTVVVVAGDADATVLAGLVEKYFGDWKGKGPHVAAPDFGDPKAPAGADPNNPVGETAVLVEPDLPRNLTYAVARPWRPVNDTIEYNQGLLLDSLAQSIINRRLESKARAGGSFLYAQVNQEDVSRTSDATFVSFAPLTDDWKSALADVRGVIADAMATPPTQEEIDREMAEFDVVFAASVDERAVLQGSKLADDVVKAVDIRETVAAPETVLTVFRGMKDQFTPANVLAHTRSLFTGSVIRGVYVTPATGEATAEALRAALLAPAVADGSSRLAAKSISFADLPAIGEPGTIVDDKPLGILDIERVKLSNGVTAILWNNQAEAGRAIVKVRFGSGRRAFDANDAVYAALGETALVGSGVGSLGQEELDRISTGRKMGFDFAIDDGVFTFTAQTRPADIADQLYLFAAKLGMPRWDANPVQRAKAASKLAYESYATSPSGVLQRDLKYETFGRDPIYATPSPAQLDAATPEGFREVWEPLLKQGPVEVLVFGDYDSAAVKDALRKTFGALPPRTPIPAEALARVPTVPGDVADTRVLYHRGDAAQAAAAVAWPTGGGSTNLREARHFEVLTSLLNNRLLNEMRERTGASYSPQVGSQWPEDLANGGSIRALGMVRPQDVPAFFAAADEIVRDLAAAPPPAAELALVTEPLKQLITRSATGNTFWLYQLEGATTDPVRVGQLRSLLSDYTEVSPQELQALARKYLTGTRPLRIAIIPEGQTLATSVPAGAATGR